In the Candidatus Omnitrophota bacterium genome, one interval contains:
- a CDS encoding LamG domain-containing protein — MNRLNRKKVSITLIEAVTVITIFAVIAVTAGSILFTTGRSGAKLSDEIETSRNANWAIEYMVNEARWGVNFTVSPAPFANFDLVTFESDIDHDGIDAADLCADNPYVWYWRGFTTTAIPITAYGDNTTLYRGVDNTCNVDFETSFQVANTTRQELTTFLVDNPVDPDNSPNLLEMFKYCIGRQQFMTILTTQSSPSDNSQVLRAQTTALNDVIDFSQGLVADYPFEGDANDLSGSLNHGTEGGDIAYITGQIGQAKIFDGTGDYVSVADSSALRISHYTVSIWIRPNGVPSEVWKGIVGKPGRNYNIWLHNSGLIHHRFHNAASTNAGVPNTPAGSIAWNEWNHVVITNDGTTARTYINGVERASGSSGGDQIIDNTMLYVGRSLDGGAGNYFNGQIDDLKIWDWGLGPLEVRALYEQGAGCD, encoded by the coding sequence ATGAACAGACTAAACAGAAAAAAGGTTTCGATAACTTTAATTGAAGCAGTTACGGTTATAACTATTTTTGCGGTAATTGCTGTGACAGCCGGTTCTATTTTATTTACTACTGGTCGCTCAGGAGCAAAGCTGTCTGATGAGATTGAAACCAGCCGAAACGCTAACTGGGCCATTGAATACATGGTTAATGAGGCTCGTTGGGGGGTTAATTTTACGGTTAGTCCTGCTCCTTTTGCTAATTTTGATCTGGTTACCTTTGAAAGTGACATTGATCATGATGGAATAGACGCGGCCGATCTTTGTGCTGATAACCCTTATGTTTGGTACTGGAGAGGGTTTACTACTACGGCTATTCCGATTACTGCTTATGGGGACAATACGACTTTATATCGCGGAGTTGATAATACTTGCAATGTTGATTTTGAAACTTCTTTTCAGGTGGCAAATACTACTCGACAGGAGTTGACTACTTTTTTAGTTGATAACCCGGTAGATCCCGATAATTCGCCTAATCTTCTAGAGATGTTTAAATATTGTATCGGTCGACAACAATTTATGACTATTCTTACTACCCAGAGTTCCCCATCCGACAATAGCCAGGTTTTAAGAGCCCAGACAACAGCTTTAAATGATGTAATTGATTTCTCTCAAGGGTTAGTTGCCGATTATCCTTTTGAAGGTGATGCTAATGATTTAAGTGGATCTTTAAATCACGGAACCGAAGGCGGAGATATTGCTTATATTACTGGTCAAATTGGTCAGGCTAAAATTTTCGATGGAACTGGAGACTATGTAAGTGTAGCTGATTCTTCTGCTTTGAGGATAAGCCATTACACTGTATCGATATGGATAAGACCAAATGGGGTACCGAGTGAAGTTTGGAAGGGGATCGTTGGAAAGCCTGGAAGGAATTATAACATTTGGCTCCATAATTCAGGCCTGATTCATCATCGATTCCACAATGCCGCAAGTACAAATGCAGGAGTGCCAAATACTCCTGCTGGTTCGATAGCTTGGAATGAATGGAATCATGTTGTAATTACTAATGATGGTACTACAGCCCGGACATATATAAATGGAGTAGAAAGGGCCAGTGGGTCATCTGGCGGAGATCAGATAATCGATAATACAATGCTATACGTAGGTAGGAGCTTAGATGGCGGAGCAGGTAATTATTTCAACGGTCAAATTGATGATCTTAAAATTTGGGATTGGGGTTTAGGGCCTTTGGAAGTTAGAGCTTTATATGAGCAGGGAGCTGGTTGTGATTAA